One segment of Saprospiraceae bacterium DNA contains the following:
- a CDS encoding IS630 family transposase has translation MFNHPDPLVQKRALCLHMKALDFEHAAIAKVLGCNRGTVANYLDLYESGGYEGLCRIAYNTPRSDLDAHRLSVEASLRQQPPRSIKEATHRIKELTGVERSPSRVRAFLHRIGMKPLRTGQIPAKADAQVQQKFHDETLQPLLSQAKAKKCHVLFLDSAHFVLAAFVAIVWCFERVFVKTAPGRFRLNVIGAIHASSQELTALYSTTYITATTVVELLVHIARKYAGLPIHIVLDNARYQHCQFVKDAAKRLNINLVFLPPYSPNPNLIERLWKFVKAEVCAANYFPDAQTFQNAIVNFLNSLHSKPLKNELKSRLAPNFQLFRHAENLAA, from the coding sequence ATGTTCAATCATCCTGATCCATTGGTTCAAAAACGGGCGCTATGCCTGCACATGAAGGCGCTAGACTTCGAACACGCGGCCATAGCCAAGGTCTTGGGATGTAATCGTGGTACGGTAGCCAACTATCTTGACCTTTATGAATCAGGAGGTTATGAGGGGCTATGCCGTATCGCCTATAACACACCAAGAAGCGATTTGGATGCTCATCGGCTTAGTGTTGAAGCATCGCTTCGCCAGCAGCCGCCACGGAGCATAAAGGAGGCAACCCATCGGATCAAAGAACTTACCGGCGTAGAACGCAGCCCTTCACGTGTGCGGGCCTTTCTGCACCGCATTGGCATGAAACCCCTGCGAACAGGCCAAATTCCAGCAAAAGCGGATGCGCAAGTACAGCAAAAATTCCACGATGAGACGCTTCAACCGTTGCTCTCGCAGGCCAAAGCAAAAAAATGCCATGTCCTTTTTTTAGACAGCGCACATTTCGTGCTGGCTGCTTTTGTCGCCATCGTTTGGTGTTTCGAGCGGGTTTTCGTCAAAACGGCGCCCGGGCGCTTTCGCCTCAACGTCATCGGTGCCATACATGCCTCCTCCCAAGAACTCACAGCCCTGTACAGCACCACCTATATCACTGCCACCACCGTGGTGGAACTCTTGGTGCATATCGCACGCAAATACGCCGGTCTGCCCATCCACATCGTTCTGGACAATGCCCGATACCAGCATTGCCAGTTCGTCAAAGATGCCGCCAAAAGATTGAACATCAACCTTGTTTTCCTGCCTCCATATTCCCCAAACCCGAACCTCATCGAACGGCTGTGGAAATTTGTCAAAGCAGAGGTCTGTGCCGCAAACTATTTTCCCGATGCACAGACTTTTCAAAACGCCATCGTCAACTTCCTCAACAGCCTGCACTCAAAACCGCTAAAAAATGAACTCAAGTCCCGTTTGGCTCCTAATTTTCAACTATTCCGCCATGCTGAAAACTTGGCGGCGTGA
- a CDS encoding TlpA family protein disulfide reductase, whose protein sequence is MGKLLFSLLFAILFGPLLHAQAATNEAEALVVALNQKITGIRQGYFDCHFLRKSAFYSDTLENTCRVWFFRNNGTEDSVARFIVTGYFSGAYDGENYYHFNNKHKSVIITPTKERGGIMEVLSGKGLHLGMFKHYLAEGASPPFKPERYGESLLDTIVADKESFLRLVRLDSFANDVKMSNKDPELIRVRETLEITLPDLDIRKKTEWIHFSLEPQYTEQHLSPICPLPDTVTFELMLNLDSLRREGWTSTQQITSFNAPARPALIAAGDTLPHFALPDLNGRMVNTLDMLDGLLLLDFWYKGCAPCLMAMPFLEDLHQKYSEKGVTLYGVNDRDKDANDLVRFLVRRAVSYPTLLDAESQLSTALRVTGYPTFVLVDVSTRKVLYAQSGVSLEIMTTLESIIEAWRK, encoded by the coding sequence ATGGGTAAACTACTTTTTTCTTTACTGTTTGCTATATTGTTCGGCCCGCTTCTTCATGCTCAGGCAGCAACAAATGAAGCTGAAGCACTTGTCGTTGCATTGAATCAAAAAATAACAGGCATTCGACAAGGTTATTTTGATTGCCATTTTTTAAGAAAGTCAGCTTTTTATTCAGACACCCTCGAAAACACCTGTCGCGTATGGTTTTTCAGAAATAATGGCACTGAGGATAGCGTCGCACGGTTTATTGTGACGGGCTACTTTTCAGGAGCATACGACGGGGAAAATTATTATCATTTCAACAATAAGCATAAGTCGGTTATCATTACCCCCACTAAAGAGAGGGGAGGTATAATGGAAGTGCTTAGTGGGAAAGGCCTGCACTTGGGGATGTTCAAGCACTACCTTGCCGAGGGCGCGTCCCCTCCCTTCAAGCCAGAACGCTATGGCGAATCCCTTCTTGATACAATTGTGGCCGATAAGGAATCTTTTCTGCGCCTTGTTCGGCTCGACTCATTTGCGAACGACGTGAAAATGAGCAACAAAGACCCTGAACTGATACGGGTCAGGGAAACGCTCGAAATAACCTTGCCCGACTTGGATATTCGCAAAAAAACAGAGTGGATACATTTCTCGCTCGAACCGCAATATACCGAGCAGCATTTGTCTCCTATTTGTCCTTTGCCTGATACGGTCACATTCGAGCTCATGCTCAATCTTGATTCATTGCGGCGCGAGGGCTGGACAAGTACGCAGCAAATCACTTCTTTCAATGCCCCGGCACGCCCTGCGCTCATTGCCGCGGGCGATACACTCCCCCATTTTGCGCTGCCTGATTTGAATGGTCGCATGGTCAACACCTTGGATATGCTCGACGGATTGTTGTTGTTGGATTTTTGGTATAAAGGCTGCGCCCCATGCCTTATGGCCATGCCATTTCTGGAAGACCTTCATCAAAAATACAGCGAAAAGGGGGTGACGTTATACGGCGTGAACGACCGTGACAAGGATGCTAACGACCTCGTCCGATTTTTGGTGAGACGAGCGGTGTCTTACCCGACCTTATTGGATGCTGAAAGCCAGTTGAGTACTGCACTTCGCGTGACTGGTTATCCTACCTTCGTTTTAGTGGATGTAAGTACTCGAAAAGTACTCTATGCCCAATCCGGTGTATCGCTTGAAATTATGACGACGCTGGAAAGCATTATTGAGGCGTGGAGAAAATAA